One window of the Bradyrhizobium sp. NP1 genome contains the following:
- a CDS encoding glycosyltransferase family 39 protein, with amino-acid sequence MTLVRVIYAGVTELRTDEAYYWTWSKESALSFLDHPPMIAWFIRFGTAIFGDTNLGVRLAGLLAMLVTQALLADIVRRVTHDLRAVVLAVLMPEAALYYGLLMAKVAPDTALIPFATAMLWSLVRLAESGNPRWWLAAGLFGGLALLSKFTAVMLLPAIAAFMLVPDWRRRWVLSPYPYAAALLAVVVFLPVLIWNVQHDWASFRFQFVRASATHDISLRTLGEFLSLQFGLVGFVLLPVVLFGTALTAWRGYRAREPVAILLSTAVLVPFGYFLWKSLSLRVGDTWPMFLWPAGIAATAINISLMPREGWSAGLVRATRGWARIAVVSGIGFVVVVFLYYVAAPWNLIGRTDPVGGEAGYQAVAARVENELRSTGASWIATTDYRTYAMLRWHFNGRVPVVQINERGRFQDFHDPGVDRIAGHPGLYVGREPDNLGPIWSAIPAGRQPLGRIDRVWRGVVMDTYVLEKLTGWTPELSPPRDSPLFRWRVLA; translated from the coding sequence ATGACGCTCGTGAGGGTTATCTATGCCGGCGTGACCGAGTTGCGCACCGACGAGGCCTATTACTGGACCTGGTCGAAGGAGAGCGCGCTGTCGTTCCTCGACCATCCGCCCATGATCGCGTGGTTCATCCGGTTCGGAACCGCCATCTTCGGCGACACCAATCTCGGCGTCCGCCTCGCCGGCCTGCTTGCCATGCTGGTGACGCAGGCGCTGCTGGCCGACATCGTCCGCCGCGTCACGCACGACCTGCGTGCGGTGGTGCTCGCCGTGCTGATGCCGGAGGCCGCGCTCTATTACGGCCTGCTGATGGCCAAGGTCGCGCCCGACACCGCGCTGATTCCGTTTGCGACCGCGATGCTGTGGTCGCTGGTACGGCTTGCCGAAAGCGGCAATCCGCGCTGGTGGCTGGCCGCGGGGCTGTTCGGCGGGCTTGCGCTGCTGTCGAAATTCACCGCGGTGATGCTGCTGCCGGCGATCGCCGCGTTCATGCTGGTGCCGGACTGGCGCCGCCGCTGGGTCCTCAGTCCCTATCCTTACGCAGCGGCGCTGCTCGCTGTTGTCGTGTTCCTCCCGGTGTTGATCTGGAATGTCCAGCACGACTGGGCCTCGTTCCGCTTCCAGTTCGTGCGCGCCTCCGCCACCCATGACATCTCGCTGCGCACGCTCGGCGAGTTCCTGAGCCTGCAGTTCGGCCTCGTCGGGTTCGTGCTGCTGCCGGTCGTGCTGTTCGGCACGGCGTTGACAGCGTGGCGCGGCTATCGCGCGCGCGAGCCGGTCGCGATCCTGCTGTCGACTGCGGTGCTGGTCCCGTTCGGCTATTTCCTCTGGAAGTCCTTGAGCCTGCGGGTCGGCGATACCTGGCCGATGTTCCTGTGGCCGGCCGGCATTGCCGCGACCGCGATCAACATTTCGTTGATGCCGCGTGAAGGCTGGTCGGCGGGACTGGTGAGGGCGACGCGCGGCTGGGCCAGGATCGCTGTTGTCTCGGGCATCGGCTTCGTCGTGGTCGTGTTCCTCTATTACGTCGCGGCACCGTGGAACCTGATCGGGCGCACCGACCCGGTTGGCGGTGAGGCCGGCTATCAGGCGGTCGCCGCGCGCGTGGAAAACGAGTTGCGGAGCACGGGCGCGAGCTGGATCGCGACCACGGACTATCGCACCTATGCGATGCTGCGCTGGCACTTCAACGGCCGCGTGCCGGTGGTCCAGATCAACGAGCGCGGCCGCTTCCAGGATTTTCACGATCCCGGCGTCGACCGCATCGCCGGCCATCCCGGCCTCTATGTCGGCCGCGAGCCCGACAATCTCGGCCCGATCTGGTCGGCCATTCCCGCCGGCCGACAGCCGCTCGGCCGCATCGACCGGGTGTGGCGCGGCGTGGTGATGGATACTTACGTGCTGGAAAAGCTGACCGGCTGGACGCCGGAACTGTCGCCGCCCAGGGATTCGCCGCTGTTCCGCTGGCGCGTGCTCGCCTAG
- a CDS encoding adenylate/guanylate cyclase domain-containing protein, whose protein sequence is MNRPARLNERVSRTLRGIGLRQVRLACGVVLFSYLVSHFLNHALGNISLDALADGVRIHTLFWRFLPVSIVLYTAILLHSGLGIWALYQRREFRWRAIEPLQLVLGLSVPALVASHIIGARLAHALFENQKLYPQELYAFFVGVPFNAWKMSAVLVIAWVHGCIGLHFWLRMRSFYPKAAPFLLALAVLIPTLALLGVYQAGRTVIAESANAPWRDANLSPQQVGTPAQQTTLETIADDFLIGYLGLVAVVLLARGARALMERRGSMITLSYGNGRVVRVPKGLSVLEASLRNNVPHASVCGGRARCSTCRIRIIGDCSGLPQPSQREAFVLARVGSSDPAIRLACQLRPAADLSFFQLFTPQVTAANAPGSHPARIGQERYLVSLFVDMRGSTHLAEKRLPFDTVFIVNRFLAAVSQAVIENGGQPNQFVGDGMLALFGLSTTARNACRQALRAAAAIAANIDELNQFLGHDLREPMRFGIGIHGGEVIVGDIGYRDHMVFTALGDAVNVASRLQELTKTLGCEAILSEEVRVTAGLAADALPQQEVAIRGRDEPMVLRTVADARTLAALLDKADPIAA, encoded by the coding sequence ATGAATCGCCCCGCCCGCCTGAACGAACGAGTTTCCCGAACGCTCCGCGGGATCGGGCTGCGGCAGGTCCGGCTCGCCTGCGGCGTCGTGCTGTTTTCCTACCTGGTGAGCCATTTCCTCAATCACGCGCTCGGCAACATCTCGCTGGATGCGCTTGCCGACGGCGTTCGCATCCACACCCTGTTCTGGCGCTTTCTGCCGGTCTCGATCGTGCTGTACACGGCCATCCTGCTGCACAGCGGGCTCGGCATCTGGGCACTCTATCAGCGGCGCGAATTCCGCTGGCGGGCGATCGAGCCGCTGCAGCTCGTGCTGGGCTTGAGCGTGCCTGCGCTGGTCGCCTCCCACATCATCGGCGCGCGGCTGGCGCACGCGCTGTTCGAGAATCAGAAACTCTACCCGCAGGAACTCTACGCGTTCTTCGTCGGCGTGCCGTTCAACGCCTGGAAGATGTCGGCAGTGCTGGTCATCGCCTGGGTGCACGGCTGCATCGGCCTGCACTTCTGGCTCCGGATGCGGAGCTTCTACCCGAAGGCCGCGCCCTTCCTGCTGGCGCTCGCGGTGCTGATCCCGACGCTGGCGCTGCTCGGCGTCTATCAGGCCGGCCGCACCGTGATCGCCGAGAGCGCCAATGCACCCTGGCGCGACGCAAACCTGTCGCCGCAGCAGGTTGGCACGCCGGCGCAACAGACGACGCTCGAGACGATCGCCGACGATTTCCTGATCGGCTATCTCGGGCTGGTCGCGGTCGTGCTGCTGGCGCGCGGCGCCCGCGCGCTGATGGAGCGGCGCGGCAGCATGATCACGCTGTCCTACGGCAATGGAAGGGTGGTGCGGGTCCCCAAGGGCCTCAGCGTGCTGGAAGCAAGCCTGCGCAACAATGTCCCGCATGCCAGCGTGTGCGGCGGCCGCGCGCGCTGCTCGACCTGCCGGATCCGCATCATCGGCGATTGCAGCGGACTGCCGCAGCCGTCGCAGCGCGAGGCCTTCGTGCTCGCGCGCGTCGGCTCCTCCGATCCCGCGATCCGGCTCGCGTGCCAGTTGCGGCCCGCCGCCGACCTCTCCTTCTTCCAGCTCTTCACGCCGCAAGTGACCGCCGCCAATGCGCCCGGCTCGCACCCGGCGCGGATCGGCCAGGAACGATACCTGGTCAGCCTGTTCGTCGATATGCGCGGCTCGACGCACCTCGCCGAAAAGCGGCTGCCGTTCGACACCGTGTTCATCGTCAACCGTTTCCTCGCCGCGGTGTCGCAGGCGGTCATCGAAAATGGCGGCCAGCCGAACCAGTTCGTCGGCGACGGCATGCTGGCGCTGTTCGGGCTATCCACCACCGCGCGCAACGCTTGCCGGCAGGCGCTGCGGGCAGCCGCCGCGATCGCAGCCAACATCGACGAGCTCAACCAGTTCCTCGGCCACGACCTGCGCGAGCCGATGCGGTTCGGCATCGGCATCCATGGCGGCGAGGTGATCGTCGGCGACATCGGCTATCGCGACCACATGGTTTTTACCGCGCTCGGCGACGCCGTGAACGTCGCCTCCCGCCTGCAGGAGCTGACCAAGACGCTCGGCTGCGAGGCAATCCTCTCCGAGGAGGTGCGCGTTACCGCAGGTCTTGCCGCAGACGCGCTGCCGCAGCAGGAAGTGGCGATCCGCGGCCGCGACGAGCCGATGGTGCTGCGTACCGTCGCTGACGCGCGGACGCTGGCGGCGCTGCTCGACAAGGCGGACCCGATCGCGGCCTGA